DNA from Streptomyces sp. NBC_01476:
GCAGTGGACGGACGAGTTCCAGAGGTCCGGCTTCACCCCCGGGTGCCCGGTGGCCGCGGCGACGGTGGACTGCGCGGAGTCGACCGACTCCACCCGGGCGGCTGCCGCGGCGGCCTTCGCCACCTGGAACGCCCCCGTCGCCGCCGCCCTCACCGACATGGGCGTGCCCGCCGGCCAGGCGCCCGCGCTGGCCATCTTGATGATCAGCACCCTGGAGGGGGCACTGCTCATTGCCCGCTCCGAGCAGGACATCCGTCCGCTGACCACCGTCGCCCAGCAGTTGGGACCACTGCTGGACAGCTGCGTCGTGGCGCGTCCGTAAGGCACCGGAACCTGCGGCCCGCCTCGACCACCACCGGCCGTCCGTTCCGCTCTCCACCGTGTTTGCGGCGTTGCACGCGTGGGAGGAGCGAAGAGGATCGACGACCGGCCGTACAGCTCGCGCGGGGCGGCGGAACCGTGAGCGGGGATGAGCGGTCGCGGTTCCTGCGCGGCTTGTTGAAGTGATCCCCTCCACATTTCAGCGGTAAACAGCGGATTCTGAGTTTTTTCTCTTCTCCGAGTTATGCGGGTTATACGGCTTACATGCAATTCGATTGGCGTTTGCCGTACGAGGGCCGGGGGCATCCGATGCGTGTATGCAGCCGCGTACGCATGCGCGAATGTGAGGAGACGGCCATGGTCGAGCCGATAGCCGATCCGGAGGGCGATCCCGTGGAGCTTCCGGCGGGCGGGCCGACAGGCGCGCAGGGCCCGGAACAGCTGGGTGAAGCCGCCACCGCGCCGACGAGCGAATCCGCTCTGGCGCCCGGCCGGATCGTTGTCGGCGTGGACGGCTCGGAGCCGTCCTTGCAGGCCCTGCGCTGGGCCGCCCGCCAGGCCGCGCTGACCGATGCCTCTCTCGAAGCGGTCATGGCCTGGGAACTGCCCGGGGCGGTCGGCTGGGCGGGTCTGCCGGAGCTGCCCGACGACATCGACCTGGAAGAACCGGCCCGCGGGTCCCTGGCGAAAGCGGTGGCCACCGCACTGCCCGGCGAGCAGGCGGTGCCGGTCACCCAGATCGTGGTGCTGGGCAACGCCGCGCAGGCCATTCTCGACCGGGGGGAAGGCGCGGAGCTGATCGTGGTCGGTGTCCGCGGCCACGGAACGTTCCGCGCGACACTGCTCGGCTCCGTCAGTCATACGGTCACCATGCACGCGACATGTCCGGTCGTGGTGGTGCGTGGCACCGCGGCGCAGGCCGGCGCGTAGGGAAGAAGCGGAACGTACCCGCCAGGATTCGAGCCCGGCCGGAAGTTATCCACAGGCTGCGAAGGCCATCTCACCGAATGTGCGTGCGGCAGAGCATGATGGTGACATGAACGAGATCACCGGACCCGCGAGCGGGTCCATGCCCGATTGGGAGAAGCGGTTCCGCGCGCCGCGCGTCGGCCTGCCGGAATGGGCCGAGGACGCCCCGGAACGCAGCCTGTTCGTGTCGAACGTGACGGGTACGTATGAGCTGTACGCGTGGGACCGCGGCACAGGCGGCCGGCGGCAGGTGACCGACCGCCCGAACGGAACGACGGACGGCGCCCTCAGCCGGGACGGCGAATGGGTGTGGTGGTTCTCGGACACCGACGGGGACGAGTTCGGTGTCTGGATGAAGCAGCCGTTCGGCGGTGGCGAGGACATACCGGCCGCACCCGGCCTCGCCCCCTCCTACCCGGCCGGGCTGGCGCTGGGCGTCGACGGGATCGCCGTCATCGGCCGCTCCACGGACGACGAGGGCACGTCCGTACACGTGGTGCGCCCCGGCGGCACCGCGCCCTACGAGATCTACCGGCACGAGGAATCCGCGGGTGTCGGGGATCTGTCGGAGGACGGCTCCCTGGTCGTCATCGAGCACACCGAGCACGGCGACGCCATGCACAGCGCCCTGCGGGTGGTCCAGGTCACCGACGGCACGACGGTCGCGGAGTTGGACGACACCGCGGGTGGCACCCGTGAACTCGGCCTGGACTGCCTCGGTTTCGCCCCGGTTCCGGGCGACACCCGGCTGCTCGTCGGCCACCAACGGTCCGACCGCTGGCTGCCGATGATCTGGGACGTGGCAAGCGGCGAGGAGACCGCGCTTGCCATAGACCTGCCGGGTGACGTGCACGCCGAATGGTATCCGGACGGCTCCGCGCTGCTGGTGGTGCACGACTTCCACGCCCGCAGCGAGATGTTCCGGTACGACCTGGCGGCCGGGAAGATGACCCCGCTGGACACCCCGGCGGGTTCGGTGGGCGGAGCGACGGCCCGGCCCGACGGCACGGTGGAGTATCTGTGGTCGTCGGCCGCGCAGCCGCCGGCGGTACGGTCCACGACCGGCGTCACGGTGCTCGAAGCACCGGGGCTGCGGGCCCCGGACTCGGTACCGGTGGAGGACGTGTGGGTGGACGGGCCGGGCGGTCCCATCCACGCACTGGTGCAGCGCCCGGCCGGAAGCGGCGCGGATTCCGAGGACGGGAAGGGGCCCGCGGCGGGGCCGTTCCCGACCGTCTTCGAGATCCACGGCGGCCCGACCTGGCACGACTCCGACGCCTTCGCCGCCGGGCCGGCCGCCTGGCTCGACCACGGTTTCGCGGTGGTCCGGGTCAACTACCGCGGGTCGACCGGCTACGGCCGGGAGTGGACGGACGCCCTCAAGCACCGGGTGGGCCTGATCGAACTGGAGGACATCGCGGCGGTCCGCGAGTGGGCGGTCTCCTCCGGCCTGGCGGACCCGTCCCGGCTGGTGCTCACCGGCGGCTCCTGGGGCGGTTACCTGACGCTGCTGGGTCTGGGCACCCAGCCGGACGCGTGGACGGTGGGCATAGCCGCGGTCCCGGTGGCGGACTATCCGACCGCCTACGCCGACGAGATGGAGGCCCTCAAATCCCTGGACCGCACCTTCTTCGGCGGCTCCCCCGAGGAGGTCCCGGAGCGTTATGAGGCGTCCTCACCGCTCACCTACATCGACAAGGTGGCCGCGCCCGTCTACATCAGTGCGGGGATGAACGACCCGCGCTGCCCGATACGCCAGATCGACAACTACGTCGAGCGGCTGCGGGAGCTGGACAAGCCGCACGAGGTGTACCGGTACGACGCGGGACACGGTTCGCTCGTGGTGGAGGAGCGGATCAAGCAGGTCCGCCTGGAGCTGGCCTTCGCCCTGCGGCACGTGGGCGGCTGACCGCACGGCCGATCCGGACGGCCGACGGGGAGCCGGGGTTGCGGAACCGGCTGGGGCGGCAGGCGCCGGGGCGGCGTCCCTGCCGGGTCAGCCGGCCGGAGCCGGGGAGACCTTCTCCGGCTCCGCCCCCTCCGAGGCTGCGGCCGCGGCCTCGGAGGAGCCGCCCGGCTCCCCCTCCGGGAGCAGCCCCAGCGCGGCGTCCGCCCGGGTCTCGGCCTCCCGCCGGACGAGTCGGAACCACATGAAGACGACGAAGCCCGCGAAGACGAACCACTGCCCGGTGTAGCCGAGGTTCTGGAACGCCTTCAGATCAAGACCGCTGTTGGGAGGAGTGGCAGGCGGCACCGCCTTGAGCGGCGCCGGGGGATGCGAGGTGGTGACCCAGCCGCCGTACACCGGATAAGGGAGGACGTTGACGAGCGAAGCCGAACTGATCATGCCGAGCTGGCCGGTGGGCAGCACCCCGGTCGCGACTCCGCTGGTGTCGGTGGTCTCGGGGTACTGCACCGCCCCGACCACGGTGACCTGACCGGCCGGTGCGGGCGGCACCGTACCGGAGCGTTCGGCGGCGGACGCGTCGCCGGGGAGCCAGCCGCGGACCACGGGCAGGGCCGCGCCACTGCCGAGCCGCAGCGGGGTGAGGACGTAGAAGCCGTTGTGACCGTCGAGGGTGCGGTCGGGGACGAGGAGTTGGTGCCCGGGGTCGTACCGCCCGGTGGTGCTGACGATCCGCCCGGCGTCGTCACCGGACAGGGCGGTGCGGGTGTCCGGCAGTACCGTCCGGAGGGGGACCGCCGGCGCGGTGGCCGTCTGCTTCTCGTCGTTCTGGGTGCTCTTGTGCTGGTCGACCCGCACCTCGAACCGGCTCAGCTGCCAGCTCCCCATGAACACGCAGAACGGCACGGCGAGCAGAGCGAGGACGCTGACCGCCAGCCAGCCGCGGGTGAGCAGGAACCGGTACACGCTTCCCACGGTACGGGGGCCCGCCGGTTCGCCCGCAACCGGCCCCGGGTAGCCGGGTGGCCCGCCGCCGGCCGTGACCCGGGGTCCGGCCCGCCCCTTGGCGGTCAGGGTGCCGGGGTCGCCGGGGCCTCCGGGATCGCGGAGGTCGTGTAGATGGTGCCGGCGCAGGCGTCCGGGATGACCGGACCGTCTATCACCGGGGAGCCCGTGGCCGGGGTGTGGTTGAGGGTGACGCTGCCCGGGGGCGGTGAGGCGGGGGCGTCCTCGCCGAGTTGCGGGGAGGCCGCGTTGCCGACGGTGCCCGGGTCGGTGCCGCCCGGGTCCGCCCCGGTGGTGTCGGTCGGGGTGGCCGTCGGGGTCGGCGTGGTGGGGGGGGTGGTCGGCGTCGTGGGAGGCGTGGTCGGGGTAGTGGGACACCCGCCGGGTCCGTCGCCGTCCGGCACCCACGCGAAGGCGACCTCGTACCGCTGGCCCGGGCCGAGGACGACCGGTCCGGTGCTCGGGTCGCTGGGCAGCCCGGCAGCGGCGTCGCCCTGGGTGTGGCCCACGACCTGGATCCGGGCCGGGTCGGCCGCGCCCTGCGCCACCACCTTGACGATGCCGCCGCTGGGCACCGTACAAGGGCTGTCGGAGACATTGGCGAGGCGGAACCAGCCGTAGACCCGGCCGCCGGAGTCGGGGGCGTCGGCCTTGCTGGTGCCGTTGCCGAGCTGGGAGGGGGAGCACTCGGGCACGGACGGAGTCGGTGCCGTGGCGTTGGAGGGCCCGTTGGTGCCGCCGGCGGTGGACGGTTGCTGCTTCGTGCCGTCGCCCGGTCCCGGGGAGACGGTGCCCGCGGTGCCGCCGGAGTCGCCCCAGGCGCTGGTGTGCCCGTCCTCGCCGGGCGAGCCGGTGTGGGAGGCGGAGACACCGGCCGCGGTGGTGCTCGCGTTGTGTTCGCTGCCGGTGGCCCGGAGCAGTGCGGGCACCGCCATGCCGACCAGCAGCACGGCGGCTGCGGCACCGACCAGGGCCTGGCGGCGGCGCTGGCGGCGCAGCGGGATGGCCTTGCGGAGGTGATCGAGGGCGTCGGGTGAGCCATGGAGGCCGGAGACGGCTTCCAGCATCAGAGTGCGCAGGGCCTCTTCGTCGGCTGAATCGTCGAAGGGCCCGCCGCCGAAGAGGGTGCCGCCGTCGCCCAGCGGCCGGTCGTCGTGGCCGGCTGTTGTGGCGGGGTCCGGATCGGGCGCCGGGGCGGGGGACTTCGGGAAGTTCTGCGAATCCATGGCGAGAGAGTCGTCGGGGGTGGGTGAGTCGGGGGTGCTCATGCCGGTGCCTCCATCGCGACGCGGAGCGCCGCGAGGCCTCGCGAGCCGTAGGCCTTGACGGAGCCCAGGGAGATCCCCAGGGTCTCGGCGACCTGCGCCTCGGTCATGTCGGCGAAGTAACGCAGTACGAGCACTTCGCGCTGGCGGCGCTGCAGTTTGCGCATCGCGGCCTTGAGCTGATCACGCTCCAGGATCTCGTACGCCCCCTCCTCCGCGCTGGCCATGTCGGGCATGGGCTTGGAGAGGAGTTTGAGGCCGAGTATGCGGCGGCGCAACGCCGAGCGGGAGAGGTTGACCACCGTCTGCCGGAGGTAGGCGAGGGTCTTCTCGGGGTCGCGCACCCGGCTGCGTGCCGAGTGCACCCGGATGAAGGCTTCCTGGACCACGTCCTCGCAGGAGGCGATGTCGTCCAGCAGCAGTGCGGCCAGTCCCAGCAGTGAGCGGTAGTGCGCACGATAGGTCTCGGTGAGATGGTCGACCGTGGTGCCGACAGCCATTGCGGTGTCAGTATCCCCACTGTCTGCGGTCGTCGTACCGGCCACCTTGACCGGCCAGGGCGCGATCACCGGCAGACCACCGCTCCGCGGCGGCGCGAGCACACTGCCACGCCGTCCGAATACCGCTGTCTCGATACCCAAAGCCTCCGCCACGCCAGTTGGACACGCATCCCCCCCTCAGGGTTGTACGCGCAAGACAGGTCACCCCACCGGGCGCCAGTTATCCCCATGCGTACCAGCTCTTCCTCAATGCCTTGATTGCACCGACGTTTCCCCGGATCACGCTCGGTGCGCAGCGCCATAGGCACGATGCGCTGACACAAAGACGCTCCCCCGCAGCAGTCGGTTGCAGCCGAGGGA
Protein-coding regions in this window:
- a CDS encoding TetR/AcrR family transcriptional regulator — encoded protein: MAVPEERPPGDAQKKTHGPRERMVFSAAQLIRRDGVSATGMREVAAHAQAPRGSIQHYFPGGKEQLVNEAVAWAGRYAGKRVGRFLAAMSQEPTPSLLFSAMVRQWTDEFQRSGFTPGCPVAAATVDCAESTDSTRAAAAAAFATWNAPVAAALTDMGVPAGQAPALAILMISTLEGALLIARSEQDIRPLTTVAQQLGPLLDSCVVARP
- a CDS encoding universal stress protein, producing the protein MAPGRIVVGVDGSEPSLQALRWAARQAALTDASLEAVMAWELPGAVGWAGLPELPDDIDLEEPARGSLAKAVATALPGEQAVPVTQIVVLGNAAQAILDRGEGAELIVVGVRGHGTFRATLLGSVSHTVTMHATCPVVVVRGTAAQAGA
- a CDS encoding S9 family peptidase, with the protein product MNEITGPASGSMPDWEKRFRAPRVGLPEWAEDAPERSLFVSNVTGTYELYAWDRGTGGRRQVTDRPNGTTDGALSRDGEWVWWFSDTDGDEFGVWMKQPFGGGEDIPAAPGLAPSYPAGLALGVDGIAVIGRSTDDEGTSVHVVRPGGTAPYEIYRHEESAGVGDLSEDGSLVVIEHTEHGDAMHSALRVVQVTDGTTVAELDDTAGGTRELGLDCLGFAPVPGDTRLLVGHQRSDRWLPMIWDVASGEETALAIDLPGDVHAEWYPDGSALLVVHDFHARSEMFRYDLAAGKMTPLDTPAGSVGGATARPDGTVEYLWSSAAQPPAVRSTTGVTVLEAPGLRAPDSVPVEDVWVDGPGGPIHALVQRPAGSGADSEDGKGPAAGPFPTVFEIHGGPTWHDSDAFAAGPAAWLDHGFAVVRVNYRGSTGYGREWTDALKHRVGLIELEDIAAVREWAVSSGLADPSRLVLTGGSWGGYLTLLGLGTQPDAWTVGIAAVPVADYPTAYADEMEALKSLDRTFFGGSPEEVPERYEASSPLTYIDKVAAPVYISAGMNDPRCPIRQIDNYVERLRELDKPHEVYRYDAGHGSLVVEERIKQVRLELAFALRHVGG
- a CDS encoding SURF1 family protein, which codes for MYRFLLTRGWLAVSVLALLAVPFCVFMGSWQLSRFEVRVDQHKSTQNDEKQTATAPAVPLRTVLPDTRTALSGDDAGRIVSTTGRYDPGHQLLVPDRTLDGHNGFYVLTPLRLGSGAALPVVRGWLPGDASAAERSGTVPPAPAGQVTVVGAVQYPETTDTSGVATGVLPTGQLGMISSASLVNVLPYPVYGGWVTTSHPPAPLKAVPPATPPNSGLDLKAFQNLGYTGQWFVFAGFVVFMWFRLVRREAETRADAALGLLPEGEPGGSSEAAAAASEGAEPEKVSPAPAG
- a CDS encoding SigE family RNA polymerase sigma factor; this translates as MAEALGIETAVFGRRGSVLAPPRSGGLPVIAPWPVKVAGTTTADSGDTDTAMAVGTTVDHLTETYRAHYRSLLGLAALLLDDIASCEDVVQEAFIRVHSARSRVRDPEKTLAYLRQTVVNLSRSALRRRILGLKLLSKPMPDMASAEEGAYEILERDQLKAAMRKLQRRQREVLVLRYFADMTEAQVAETLGISLGSVKAYGSRGLAALRVAMEAPA